In the genome of Roseiconus lacunae, the window CGTCGATCGGACAACCTCCCGCCGATGTGTAGGGGGGGCGAACGTGAGGCGCGATCGAAACCTGATACCGCTGCAACGCATTGGTGTGGGCGTCACGAATGCCCAGACGTCCGAGCGGCTTGACCGCAGACTGCAAGGCGCCCGTCTTCGCACCCGAACGGCTGATCAACACGGTGTGACCTTGCATCAGAACGCCCATCATGAATCGCTGACTCCGGCCACCGGTAATTCTCCCGGCAAGGGTCGTCGATAGCTCTGCCATCACTTGCAACGCCAATCGTCGCGCCCGAGGCTCTTCACGCATGCGGTGTCGTTGACCACACAACGGACAAGGATCGTTGCCATAGGTTAAAAACATTGCCGGACCTCGACCCATTTACTGAGACCATTGGAAGCTGAGCGCAGGTTTGCTCCAGAGCAGATCAACTCAGTATAGCGACTCCCCTCCCCCGAAACGTGGCGGCACGTTCTGCGTCGCCCAATGCCGATGAACGCAGCGACGCCCCATGTCCGCAACGAGAGGTGGTGCCTCAGTACCAGCGGTGCGTTCTGCCGATGGCGCAAAAAATAACCGGTAGCAACAAGACGCTACCGGTTATTAAATGACCTAAACGACCGCCGGGGATTTTCATCCTACAGCCGATCGATGGCGTTGAGTTAGTTGATGTTCGTCAACTTTGCTTGATCCAACTTACGCAGGAACCGAGGCGCTCTTGACCGTTGCGATGATCGCACTGGCGACCATGTACGGGTCGGCGTTGGACGCGGGACGTCGGTCTTCCAACCAACCTTTCCAGCCGTTTTCGACGGTAGCGATCGGAATTCGAATCGAAGCGCCACGGTCAGAGACACCGTAGCTGAACTTATCGATCGACTGTGTTTCGTGCAGACCGGTCAGGCGTTGGTCATTGTCGGCACCGTAGACATCGATGTGTTCTTTGATGCGTGGTTCGAACGCTTGGCAGATCGCTTCGTAAACTTCTTGGCTTCCGCAGGTTCGGAGCACTTCGTTGGAGAAGTTCGCGTGCATCCCGCTACCGTTCCAGTCGCCTTGAACCGGCTTGCAGTGCCAGTTGATCGACATGCCGTGAGCTTCGGCAACACGTTCGAGCAAGTAGCGAGACAACCAGATTTCGTCGCCGGCGTCTTTCGCACCTTTGGAGAAACACTGAAACTCCCACTGACCCATCATCACTTCGGCGTTGATGCCTTCGACGTTCAAGCCGGCTTGCAGACAGAGTTCGAGATGCTCCTCGACGACTTCACGTCCGACCGCTTTTCCGGTACCGACGCTGCAGTAGTACGGACCTTGGGGTCCGGGGTAGCCTTCCGCTGGGAATCCGATCGGTTTATTCGTGTCGGGATTCCACAGGGTGTATTCCTGCTCAAAGCCGAACCAAAAATCGCCGTCGTCATCATCGATGGTCGCGCGACCGTTGGTACGGTGCGGGGTCCCGTCGGCGTTGAGAACTTCGCACATCACGAGGAAGCCCGTCCCAAGGCGACCCGGATCGGGGATCACCTTGACCGGTTTAAGCAAGCAGTCGGACGAACCGCCAGGAGCCTGCTCGGTCGAGGATCCGTCGAAGGACCAGAGCGGCGCGTCTTCGACATTGCCGCTGAAATCGCCTACGATTTTGGTCTTACTTCGCAGACTTTGAGTCGGTTGATAACCATCCAACCAGACGTATTCCAACTTGCATTTGGTCATGAAAAAGATTCTCCCTAGGTGAATCAAACGAGTGGACCATTGAAGATGCAATCGGCTCGCGCCGTGATGCAACTTCGCTTCTACCAATGTCTACCTAACGCGCCCAAGCAAACGCGATCGACGGGCCGCTTTCAGCCGAAGCTTCGCAGACCCAACGACCTTGCCGCTCGGTCAGCCCAGCGAGCAAGTGGAACCAACCGCCTCTGAGCAACTACCGACCTTGATCCGCAACGAGGCTGGCACACTCCCGAAAGGGGCTGCCAACCTTCAAAACGTCCAAGGTTCACGAAGACCGGGCTCCTGCTTCGTCTCCGTGTGCCGGCCCTTTGACAGGCCTCTTTGCCGTGGTGCCGTTTTCGCCAACACCGCCACGCATTCTACTTGCGGGGCGTACAGAAAAACAGCTCTCGTGCAGGTAACACTTCTACCACGAATGCAACTTTTCGTCACCCCTCACCCACCGTTTAGTGCCACCGAATCACCCAACACCAGACGCCCAATGGCCGTTCGTAACGCGGCCGCACGAGTTCAATCCAGATTGCCCCCAGCCAACTTCAGACGCATTGCGGCAATGGGGTTCGCTGAAGCGAGAAGTCACAAACTGTACCGACGGGGATTTAGACGCCAACAACTCCCGATTGCGGCGTACCATCGATCGAACTCAGCGTCTCCTGCAAGACGACTTTCACCAGCGTTTTCCACAGGGAACCACTGTCCCGCTGTTATTCCGATTTGTCACCGCCTACGGTGCTAATCAAATCTGCCTTTTCTTCACCATGACCGTTTGAAATCCCGCCGGTAGCGGACTTCGCGATCCTTAACGGTTGGGAAGGGAATTCGGATTGGTCTAAAATACCCCGATGATGGTCGACTCCTGGTAAAGACGATCGCCAGATGAATTGCTGACACGGATCGAAATCACTCCGGACGCGTCCCCATGGAGAGAATCGCATGTTGCGCCCACCGCTCACCACCGCAAATAACCGACCGATCGATCGCCTCGCGGGCGGCGGATTCCTTCGGCTTTTTGTCTGCCTAGCCGTTTGTGGATTCATCACCGGCGGCGCTGACCTCCGAATCACTCACGCACAATCGACGCCTGATGCGGCATCGTCCGATGCCCGATCTGCCGAGAGCCAACCTGCGGCATCCCTACCAGATGAAGCTCCGGCAGATGAAGCTCCGATGGGCCCAACCGCTGCCGTGCAGACCGATCTCGCGGTCTCGGGTAATCCCAAGTCGCCTCGAAAGGCGGTCGTGATCCCCTTTCACAGCGACATCAACCCGATGAGCACTGCGCTGCTCACCCGCAAATTCGAGTCGGCGATCGAGAGTGGCGCCGAAGTCGTGATCTTTGACATTCATTCCCCCGGCGGCATGGTTTTCTATACCTTCCAGATCATGGACATGATCCAAGATGCCAAGGGGATCGAAACGGTCGCGTTTATTCAAAAAGATGCGATCAGTGGTGCGGCATTGATCGCACTGGCCTGTGACAAAATCTACATGATGCCTCACGCGCGAATGGGCGATGCGGGTGTGATCGAGATGGGCGAGGACGGTGCGTTCCGCTACACCGTTGCGAAGCTCCGTAGCCCGGTCGCCCAAAAAGCCCGCGACACCGCCGAAGCAACGGGGCGACCGATCGCACTGGCCGAAAAGATGACCGACAAGGACCTCGTCGTCTTTCGCGCGGTCAACAAGAATGACGGCACCGTTCGCTACATCAGTGACCGAGAATGGGAATCGATGGCCGATACCGACCTGTGGGAACGTGGTAAACCCATTCGCGAAGCCGGCAAGGAAATGTTCTTTATCGCCAACGGAAAACGCTGTGTCGAACTTGGCATGGCCGATCGTGTGGTAAACGACCTCGATGAACTCGCCGAAGACTTACAAGTAGAAACGCCGGTCATGGTCTTGGACCGAACCGCCGTCGATGTCGCCATCGTCATCCTCAATCACTGGTTTGTGACATTGCTGCTGTTGATCATCGGATTGGTCGCCCTGGTCATCGAATTGAGTGCTCCGGGAATGGGGATCGGTGGACTGATTTCGACGCTCTGCTTTGGATTATTTTTCTGGAGCCGATTCCTGGGCGGAACGGCCGGTTGGCTCGAAGTCACGTTGTTTGTTTTGGGGATCGTATTCATCGGGTTCGAAATCTTCGTCATTCCCGGTTTCGGAGTCGCCGGAGTCGGCGGGGTTGGCTTGCTACTGACGTCGCTGGTGATGGCTTCACGACGCTTCCTGATCCCACAGAACAGCGCTGATGCGATCAGCCTCGGTTGGGATGTGTTGACCGTCCTGGGCGCCTTTGTTGGATTTCTTGTCGCGATGCTTTTCTTGGCAAAACACATCGGTGACATACCGGGACTTGGACGTCTGACTCTCAAGCCACAATTGGCTTTCGACGGACTCCAGGCTTCCGAACATCAAGACGTTGGCTCGTCCGATTCAAGCTTGCCGGGCTGGCAGCGTGTCGAAGTCGGAGAGATCGGGACCTCGGCCGGGGCATTGCGACCCGGCGGCAAGATTGACATGGGTGATTATTTTGTCGACGTTGTTTCCGAAGGCGACTTCATCGAAAACGGACAACGGGTACAAATCATCGCCAAGCAAGGCACCCGAATTGTCGTGCGCCAGATTCAGGAAGAATCCTGATACTTCG includes:
- a CDS encoding NfeD family protein is translated as MLRPPLTTANNRPIDRLAGGGFLRLFVCLAVCGFITGGADLRITHAQSTPDAASSDARSAESQPAASLPDEAPADEAPMGPTAAVQTDLAVSGNPKSPRKAVVIPFHSDINPMSTALLTRKFESAIESGAEVVIFDIHSPGGMVFYTFQIMDMIQDAKGIETVAFIQKDAISGAALIALACDKIYMMPHARMGDAGVIEMGEDGAFRYTVAKLRSPVAQKARDTAEATGRPIALAEKMTDKDLVVFRAVNKNDGTVRYISDREWESMADTDLWERGKPIREAGKEMFFIANGKRCVELGMADRVVNDLDELAEDLQVETPVMVLDRTAVDVAIVILNHWFVTLLLLIIGLVALVIELSAPGMGIGGLISTLCFGLFFWSRFLGGTAGWLEVTLFVLGIVFIGFEIFVIPGFGVAGVGGVGLLLTSLVMASRRFLIPQNSADAISLGWDVLTVLGAFVGFLVAMLFLAKHIGDIPGLGRLTLKPQLAFDGLQASEHQDVGSSDSSLPGWQRVEVGEIGTSAGALRPGGKIDMGDYFVDVVSEGDFIENGQRVQIIAKQGTRIVVRQIQEES
- a CDS encoding glutamine synthetase beta-grasp domain-containing protein, which encodes MTKCKLEYVWLDGYQPTQSLRSKTKIVGDFSGNVEDAPLWSFDGSSTEQAPGGSSDCLLKPVKVIPDPGRLGTGFLVMCEVLNADGTPHRTNGRATIDDDDGDFWFGFEQEYTLWNPDTNKPIGFPAEGYPGPQGPYYCSVGTGKAVGREVVEEHLELCLQAGLNVEGINAEVMMGQWEFQCFSKGAKDAGDEIWLSRYLLERVAEAHGMSINWHCKPVQGDWNGSGMHANFSNEVLRTCGSQEVYEAICQAFEPRIKEHIDVYGADNDQRLTGLHETQSIDKFSYGVSDRGASIRIPIATVENGWKGWLEDRRPASNADPYMVASAIIATVKSASVPA